The following proteins are encoded in a genomic region of Blastopirellula marina:
- a CDS encoding S9 family peptidase encodes MILRCLLICLTSAFLIHSVYAAEPTSEKNFTLDLNRLKDRINAIYDRHEFSQRRFEGSWQSDSKGYTVWQFDPKSIRSQHVRYEVNTGERSVPHPPLEVEIPDAHGRILQRNANLYLRDPATGKEAPLTDQKSGTDIHYEEIQWSPDNTKVLFVETDVSNVRTRVMIEKSDPSYPNVRRMRFARVGETIHSHRIGVVDTKERKPHWLPIPAPEEGYYLGEVCWANNSKEVFVEKLSRFRDERWFLLCNLDTDEVKTIFHETDPAWVVASIQKNTGIQWIEEGAKFIVVSEKDGWRRAYLYSREGEELAVLTPKRCDLIEKCYIDEFGGWYYYYASPENATQKYLYRAALDGTDSAQRITPQDQPGTHDYRFSPNAQWAFHTYSSFDQPPITELVEMPEHRVVRTLEDNHNLGERASQIGVQPVEFLTLDIGDNVVMDAWMLKPSEFDPTKKYPVLVYVYGEPHSQTVLDQWGAGQALYHRAIAEAGYVVVSIDNRGTPAPKGAAWRRAVFGSLGPLSTEEQAAGLEEIARQKPYVDLSRVAIWGWSGGGSNTLNAMFRKPEVYHVGIAVVPKPQPHLYNAGFQENYMRDREVNREGYERSAPINFAAGLKGDLLILHGGGETNTHIQIVEGLIDRLIELGKPFDYMVYPNRNHGLSEGPGSVVHVRQQIARYLTSHLPAGPR; translated from the coding sequence GTGATCTTACGCTGCCTGTTAATCTGCCTTACTTCGGCCTTTCTGATTCATTCGGTCTATGCCGCCGAGCCTACTTCCGAAAAGAACTTCACGCTTGACCTTAATCGTCTCAAAGACCGAATCAACGCAATCTACGATCGGCACGAGTTCTCGCAGCGGCGATTCGAGGGAAGCTGGCAGTCGGACTCGAAAGGCTACACTGTCTGGCAGTTCGATCCCAAATCCATACGCAGTCAACACGTTCGCTACGAGGTGAACACAGGCGAACGCTCGGTCCCACATCCTCCGCTGGAAGTAGAAATCCCTGATGCCCACGGTCGCATACTCCAGCGAAATGCCAACTTGTATCTAAGAGATCCGGCCACTGGCAAAGAGGCTCCACTCACCGATCAGAAATCGGGCACCGACATCCACTACGAAGAGATCCAGTGGAGCCCGGACAACACGAAAGTACTCTTCGTCGAAACCGATGTCTCGAACGTGCGCACCCGCGTGATGATTGAGAAGTCAGATCCTTCCTATCCCAATGTCCGACGAATGCGATTTGCCCGTGTTGGCGAGACAATTCATTCGCATCGTATTGGTGTCGTTGACACGAAAGAACGAAAACCGCATTGGCTTCCTATTCCGGCGCCGGAAGAAGGCTACTACCTCGGTGAAGTCTGTTGGGCGAATAACTCCAAAGAAGTCTTCGTTGAAAAACTGAGCCGCTTTCGTGACGAACGTTGGTTCCTGCTCTGCAATCTTGATACCGACGAAGTGAAAACCATCTTCCACGAAACTGACCCGGCCTGGGTAGTCGCCAGCATTCAGAAGAACACCGGCATCCAATGGATTGAGGAAGGCGCGAAGTTCATTGTCGTTAGCGAAAAGGATGGTTGGCGCAGAGCCTATCTTTACTCGCGAGAGGGCGAAGAACTGGCCGTTCTTACACCAAAACGCTGTGATCTAATCGAGAAGTGCTACATCGACGAGTTCGGCGGGTGGTATTACTACTACGCGTCGCCCGAGAATGCCACGCAGAAGTATCTGTACCGTGCTGCACTGGATGGAACGGATTCCGCTCAACGCATAACACCGCAGGATCAGCCAGGTACGCATGACTATCGCTTCTCACCGAATGCTCAATGGGCGTTTCATACCTATTCATCGTTCGATCAACCTCCGATTACTGAGTTGGTCGAAATGCCTGAGCACCGCGTCGTTCGCACGTTGGAGGACAATCACAATTTAGGTGAGCGTGCGAGTCAAATCGGCGTGCAGCCAGTGGAATTTCTAACACTCGACATTGGCGACAACGTGGTTATGGACGCCTGGATGTTGAAGCCTTCGGAGTTTGATCCTACGAAGAAGTATCCTGTTCTCGTATATGTTTACGGCGAACCCCATTCGCAAACCGTACTCGACCAATGGGGCGCGGGTCAAGCACTGTACCACCGGGCGATCGCCGAGGCAGGCTATGTTGTCGTTTCAATCGATAATCGTGGCACGCCAGCGCCCAAGGGTGCCGCTTGGCGACGCGCCGTGTTTGGTAGTCTCGGTCCGCTTTCTACCGAAGAGCAAGCCGCTGGTCTTGAAGAAATTGCTCGCCAGAAACCCTATGTCGACCTCTCGCGAGTTGCGATTTGGGGCTGGAGCGGCGGTGGCTCGAACACCCTCAACGCGATGTTCCGCAAGCCAGAGGTTTACCATGTCGGCATTGCTGTTGTTCCCAAGCCGCAGCCACATCTTTACAACGCCGGCTTTCAGGAAAACTACATGCGCGATCGCGAAGTCAATCGCGAAGGCTACGAACGTTCCGCTCCGATCAACTTCGCCGCCGGGCTGAAAGGGGATTTGTTGATCTTGCATGGTGGCGGCGAGACCAACACACACATCCAAATCGTCGAAGGTCTGATCGACCGCTTAATCGAACTCGGCAAGCCGTTTGACTATATGGTCTACCCAAACCGAAACCATGGACTCAGCGAAGGCCCAGGCAGTGTGGTGCACGTCCGCCAGCAAATCGCCCGTTACTTAACTTCGCATCTCCCGGCGGGACCACGATAG
- a CDS encoding S8 family peptidase produces MGSSDSDNRDVHTGLAGWLHNLTPNSTKSPRRRSKRTTQHTSIESLEVRSMMAADISSIWFQDVSGSDFERTGGGVESDSTGVTQQSTQDPYTNDWIVQLSTNVASQLTSVSQVSGLLAGSGFDVEVVRGLGLVGQILVHSEGATADDVGAWFSSIDAIASFELDVASVFHIAPNDPSYSSTYGMKNIDAPEAWDKTTGSDSVVVGIIDTGVDYTHPDLVGNIWTNPGEIAGNGIDDDNNGFIDDVHGFDFVNNDGDPMDDNHHGTHVAGTIAAQGNNARGVTGVAWNTSIMALKFLSASGSGYTSDAIRAINYATMMRSQYGVNIRVLNNSWGGGGYSASLDSAIRASEAADILFVAAAGNDGTNNDVNPHYPSSYNVNNVITVAATDRNDNLASFSNYGASSVDIAAPGVGIYSTIAGGYYASFSGTSMAAPHVTGVAALAFAYDPDATAAEVKDAILAGGDWISGLGGKVMTGMRLNAAGTLAQLTPENAIPDPTPDPEPEPEPNQAPTLGGVSSDTSTVYLGETDNITLTASSVADSDGSVSQVTFYRDSNGNGKWDDTDVVLGSVTAISGGLASLTISNPFTTTGSHMVFAQATDDKGDKSNLVGTTLTVIQPDDHANDAAGATQISVGSSQAGKLNYGGDVDYFRFSAEAGKTYVIDTNHNSLAASVLTLYSSNGASQLAQDSSTSGTKVVWTATSSGTVYFSVKGSDSTQMGNYSVSVTESSPFKLNSGTLAILGTDGNDRIAVVHGGLTITVTMNGKSSTFNASQVKKITFDGGAGADWARFYGTSGREVWTFQGDNMKVVGAGFTWSTTNTEYNVGYASSYDTVIMSDTAGNDTFTSSSTKFSMVGSGYRNEVFGARSVTASASNGGVDKALLYDSSGNDYFIGRGQDAYMMTSDSTVSTYGFDRTNVYSSGGYDQAYLYDSAGNDNFVSYGNTSVLSGPGYYNAVYNFARVTAMAINGGNDIATFFDTVGDDTYVARGNQAYMYGTGYYTLTQGFDRSTAISRNGGSDQAFFYDTIGNDTFYSRTVESSMAGQGYANSARGFDRVNAIANMGGHDVAYLFDTASDDKLVARSNYAALYGEDFSSYAAGFDVVVAYSTKGSDKSYVGDIDFLMQYLGEWDD; encoded by the coding sequence GTGGGAAGTTCTGATAGCGACAACCGTGATGTACATACGGGGCTGGCGGGCTGGTTGCATAATCTAACTCCGAACTCAACGAAGAGTCCTCGTCGCAGGAGTAAGCGGACTACTCAGCATACTTCGATCGAATCGCTCGAAGTTCGCAGCATGATGGCCGCGGATATTTCCTCCATCTGGTTCCAAGATGTTTCCGGAAGCGATTTTGAACGAACAGGCGGTGGTGTCGAGTCTGACTCCACTGGTGTCACACAACAATCAACTCAAGATCCGTACACCAACGATTGGATCGTTCAACTTTCGACCAACGTGGCAAGCCAGCTTACGTCTGTATCGCAAGTCAGTGGGCTGCTTGCGGGCAGCGGATTTGATGTCGAAGTGGTCCGTGGTCTGGGACTAGTCGGGCAGATTCTCGTACATAGCGAAGGGGCGACAGCAGACGACGTCGGCGCATGGTTCAGCTCGATCGATGCGATCGCCAGCTTTGAACTTGACGTGGCTTCGGTCTTTCATATCGCACCAAACGATCCAAGCTATTCGTCTACCTATGGCATGAAGAACATCGACGCCCCGGAAGCTTGGGACAAGACGACCGGTTCGGATAGCGTGGTCGTCGGAATCATTGACACAGGAGTCGACTATACCCACCCTGACTTAGTCGGCAACATTTGGACAAATCCCGGTGAGATCGCCGGGAACGGCATTGATGATGACAACAACGGGTTCATCGACGACGTCCACGGATTCGACTTCGTCAATAACGACGGCGATCCGATGGACGATAATCACCACGGAACGCACGTGGCAGGAACGATTGCGGCACAAGGGAATAATGCCCGGGGCGTAACAGGAGTTGCCTGGAATACGTCGATCATGGCTCTTAAGTTCCTATCGGCGAGCGGATCCGGATATACTTCCGACGCGATTCGCGCGATCAATTACGCCACGATGATGCGATCTCAGTACGGCGTCAATATTCGCGTCTTGAACAATAGTTGGGGTGGCGGTGGCTACAGTGCTTCACTCGATTCGGCCATCCGCGCCAGTGAAGCCGCAGACATCTTGTTCGTTGCCGCGGCTGGTAATGATGGCACCAACAACGACGTCAATCCACATTACCCGTCAAGTTATAACGTCAATAATGTGATCACGGTTGCTGCGACCGATCGCAATGATAACTTGGCGAGTTTCAGTAATTATGGAGCGAGCTCGGTCGATATCGCCGCACCTGGCGTTGGAATCTACAGCACGATCGCTGGTGGGTATTACGCATCGTTTTCTGGTACCAGCATGGCTGCCCCGCATGTGACAGGTGTCGCTGCGTTGGCATTTGCTTACGATCCTGATGCGACGGCCGCCGAGGTAAAAGATGCGATCTTGGCTGGTGGCGATTGGATTTCGGGCTTGGGCGGAAAAGTAATGACCGGAATGCGGTTGAATGCCGCTGGTACGTTGGCCCAGTTGACCCCCGAGAACGCGATACCCGATCCAACTCCGGATCCAGAGCCGGAACCGGAACCCAACCAAGCTCCGACCTTAGGAGGTGTCTCGTCCGATACGAGCACGGTTTATTTGGGCGAAACCGATAACATCACGTTAACGGCGAGCAGCGTTGCCGATTCGGACGGCAGCGTATCGCAGGTCACGTTCTATCGCGACAGTAATGGAAACGGCAAATGGGACGACACCGACGTTGTGCTTGGTAGCGTTACCGCGATCAGTGGTGGACTGGCCAGTTTGACGATCAGCAACCCATTCACCACCACCGGAAGCCACATGGTGTTTGCTCAGGCCACCGACGATAAGGGTGATAAGAGCAATCTCGTTGGAACAACGCTGACGGTGATACAGCCTGACGATCATGCCAATGACGCGGCAGGTGCAACCCAAATCTCCGTCGGTAGCTCGCAAGCAGGCAAGTTGAACTACGGTGGCGATGTCGACTACTTCCGATTCAGTGCGGAAGCGGGTAAGACCTACGTGATCGATACGAATCACAATTCGTTGGCGGCTTCGGTGCTTACGCTTTACAGCAGTAACGGTGCTTCCCAGTTAGCTCAGGACTCGAGCACATCAGGCACCAAGGTCGTCTGGACGGCAACGTCGAGTGGTACGGTTTACTTCTCCGTAAAAGGTTCCGATAGTACCCAGATGGGCAACTACTCGGTTTCGGTCACCGAATCTTCTCCGTTCAAACTCAACAGCGGCACGCTGGCAATACTCGGTACCGACGGCAATGACCGAATCGCGGTGGTTCATGGTGGTTTGACCATCACGGTTACCATGAACGGTAAGTCGTCGACCTTCAACGCTTCGCAGGTGAAGAAGATCACTTTCGACGGTGGCGCAGGTGCAGACTGGGCTCGCTTCTACGGTACTTCTGGACGTGAAGTATGGACCTTCCAGGGCGATAACATGAAGGTAGTAGGAGCCGGTTTTACTTGGTCGACGACCAACACGGAGTATAACGTTGGCTATGCGAGTTCGTATGATACGGTGATCATGTCGGATACCGCAGGCAACGATACATTCACGAGCAGCTCCACGAAGTTCAGCATGGTGGGCAGTGGCTACCGGAACGAAGTATTTGGAGCTCGCAGTGTCACGGCCAGTGCTTCCAATGGCGGTGTTGATAAGGCGCTATTGTACGACTCGAGTGGCAACGACTATTTCATTGGTCGCGGTCAGGATGCCTACATGATGACATCCGACTCAACCGTCTCCACTTACGGTTTCGATCGAACCAATGTGTACAGCAGCGGCGGGTACGACCAAGCCTATCTATACGATTCGGCAGGTAACGACAATTTCGTTTCCTACGGGAATACCAGTGTGTTGAGCGGACCAGGCTACTACAACGCCGTTTACAATTTCGCTCGGGTGACCGCGATGGCGATCAACGGAGGCAATGATATTGCCACGTTCTTCGATACCGTTGGGGACGACACCTACGTCGCGCGTGGAAACCAAGCTTATATGTACGGCACCGGTTACTACACCCTTACACAAGGCTTTGACCGTTCCACGGCAATTTCGAGAAACGGTGGATCGGATCAAGCATTTTTCTACGATACGATTGGCAACGACACATTCTATAGTCGTACCGTCGAGAGCTCGATGGCTGGACAAGGGTATGCGAACTCGGCCCGCGGATTTGACCGTGTAAATGCGATTGCGAACATGGGCGGACACGACGTGGCCTACCTATTCGACACGGCATCGGATGACAAACTTGTCGCAAGGTCAAATTACGCAGCCCTATATGGGGAAGATTTTTCCAGCTATGCTGCCGGATTTGACGTCGTCGTTGCCTATTCGACGAAGGGTTCTGACAAAAGTTATGTGGGCGATATCGACTTTTTGATGCAATACTTAGGTGAGTGGGACGACTAG
- a CDS encoding PQQ-binding-like beta-propeller repeat protein, with protein MTRIGIAGVVCLCLTAAVWASDGGEGSAGDWLMWRGPSGNNIAVGPAVPTEWDETKNVVWRIPLKGRGHSSPIIVGEHVFLTSANQAEQVASVVAYDKASGEQVWETPVTRGGFQTDVHAKNTHATSTLASNGDQLFAVFIQDQTVQLTALDLRGKILWRVNAGSYAPEKYKFGYAPSPMLYQDLVIVASEYEDGWLAAFSQKDGGERWRIPRIGTSYSTPIVAHIAGRDQLLLSGQQKVVSLDPASGKQFWEVEGTNQATCGTIVWDGDIVYASGGYPASPTQTVAIQVSDKPEVLWTNREQCYEQSMLAHDGYLYAINDRGIFFCWNGKTGEQMWKTRLGSPVSSSPLLSGNNIFVADEKGNMYVLKANPEKYESIAKNQLGDETFATPTASEGRLYARYADSSSGERQEYLVCIGSNASSGN; from the coding sequence ATGACGCGTATCGGTATCGCTGGTGTTGTTTGTCTTTGCCTGACAGCCGCTGTGTGGGCTTCCGACGGAGGTGAGGGGTCTGCGGGTGACTGGCTGATGTGGCGTGGTCCAAGTGGGAATAATATCGCAGTTGGGCCAGCAGTCCCTACCGAATGGGACGAGACCAAGAATGTTGTTTGGCGAATTCCGCTGAAAGGTCGTGGGCATTCTTCTCCGATCATCGTGGGAGAACACGTCTTTCTCACTTCGGCGAACCAAGCGGAACAGGTTGCTAGTGTGGTGGCCTACGACAAAGCATCTGGTGAACAGGTTTGGGAAACGCCGGTCACTCGTGGTGGGTTTCAAACGGATGTACATGCCAAGAACACGCACGCTACCTCTACCTTGGCATCGAACGGTGATCAGCTGTTCGCCGTTTTTATCCAAGATCAGACTGTACAACTAACGGCACTCGATTTGCGCGGCAAGATTCTATGGCGAGTCAACGCAGGATCGTACGCGCCAGAGAAATACAAATTCGGTTATGCCCCATCTCCCATGCTTTACCAGGACTTGGTCATCGTGGCATCAGAATACGAAGATGGCTGGTTGGCAGCCTTTTCACAGAAGGACGGTGGCGAGCGCTGGCGGATTCCTCGTATCGGAACTTCGTACAGCACGCCGATCGTCGCGCACATCGCTGGGCGTGATCAACTGCTACTCAGCGGGCAGCAAAAAGTCGTGTCGCTAGATCCCGCATCAGGAAAGCAATTCTGGGAAGTCGAAGGAACGAATCAGGCCACATGCGGAACGATTGTTTGGGATGGCGACATTGTTTATGCGAGCGGTGGCTATCCTGCCTCCCCCACGCAGACCGTTGCCATTCAGGTGAGCGACAAGCCGGAAGTGCTGTGGACCAATCGTGAGCAGTGCTACGAACAATCGATGTTGGCTCACGATGGATATCTTTACGCGATTAACGATCGAGGTATTTTCTTCTGCTGGAATGGAAAGACAGGCGAACAGATGTGGAAAACGCGTTTGGGAAGTCCCGTTAGTTCGTCACCTCTATTAAGTGGCAATAACATCTTTGTCGCTGATGAAAAAGGAAACATGTACGTTCTCAAAGCCAATCCCGAGAAGTACGAATCGATCGCCAAGAATCAACTTGGAGACGAAACGTTTGCAACCCCCACTGCGAGCGAAGGTCGGCTCTACGCCCGTTATGCCGATAGTTCGAGCGGAGAGCGACAAGAGTATCTCGTTTGCATTGGCAGCAACGCTTCTTCGGGCAATTAG
- a CDS encoding prolyl hydroxylase family protein — MYRETFHYDYVYVIHGFLSPQECQQYIAMAEELGFVDAPITTSEGAVMRRDVRNNTRVLADDPVTAKHLWQRIQPWVIDPWRQRSAIGLNERLRFYKYEPGQSFAPHFDGRYRRSHFEKSDFTFLVYLNDDFGGGGTRFFQPETFRIEPRAGSALLFHHPQLHEGEVVAEGVKYVLRSDVMYNSTSPEHDG; from the coding sequence ATGTACCGCGAAACCTTTCATTACGACTATGTCTATGTGATCCACGGATTCCTCTCGCCTCAAGAATGTCAGCAATATATCGCTATGGCGGAAGAACTTGGCTTTGTGGATGCGCCCATCACGACGTCGGAAGGTGCCGTGATGCGACGAGATGTTCGCAACAACACGCGGGTTCTAGCGGACGATCCTGTAACGGCCAAACATCTTTGGCAACGAATCCAGCCATGGGTGATCGACCCTTGGCGACAACGTTCAGCGATCGGCTTGAACGAGCGGCTACGCTTCTATAAGTACGAGCCAGGCCAATCGTTTGCACCCCATTTCGATGGCCGATATCGTCGCAGCCACTTTGAGAAGAGTGACTTTACGTTTCTTGTCTACCTGAACGATGATTTTGGAGGGGGAGGCACGCGTTTCTTCCAGCCAGAAACGTTTCGTATCGAACCACGTGCTGGTAGCGCACTGCTTTTTCATCATCCCCAACTTCATGAAGGAGAGGTGGTCGCGGAAGGTGTGAAATATGTTCTTCGCAGCGACGTTATGTACAACAGCACTAGCCCCGAGCATGATGGCTAG
- a CDS encoding TrkA C-terminal domain-containing protein, giving the protein MASFLPIFSLLLVIVISLMVVRVATMALVLTGISQQLAQFQARSAFTGSGFTTSESDRVVQHPVRRKIIMMLMLLGNAGIVTAVSSLMLSFVHAGSETSSYLWIRFGFLAGGIFVLWIISRSEWVDKRLNNLVEMALRRWTDLEVCDYSNLLHLGHGYTVVEMEVEKEDWLAERELAALRLSEEGVLVLGVDRPGSDYIGAPRGFTKLQAGDTVILYGPSEILMNLDERRAGSSGNWDHHKAVDRHLQAKREQEEQELEREAEPEQPTN; this is encoded by the coding sequence ATGGCGTCGTTTCTTCCCATATTTTCTTTGCTGCTGGTCATCGTGATCTCGCTAATGGTCGTTCGCGTCGCGACGATGGCTTTGGTTCTGACTGGTATCTCTCAACAGCTCGCACAATTTCAAGCACGTTCCGCATTCACTGGCTCTGGCTTTACGACTTCCGAATCTGATCGCGTGGTGCAACATCCCGTGCGCCGGAAGATCATCATGATGCTGATGCTGCTTGGGAATGCTGGGATTGTGACGGCAGTCAGTTCGTTGATGCTTTCGTTCGTCCACGCCGGAAGTGAGACGTCATCTTACCTGTGGATTCGTTTCGGCTTCCTGGCCGGTGGGATCTTTGTGCTATGGATCATTTCGCGTAGCGAATGGGTCGACAAGCGTTTAAATAACCTGGTCGAGATGGCCCTGCGACGTTGGACTGATTTGGAAGTTTGCGACTATTCCAATCTGTTGCACTTAGGTCACGGCTACACCGTGGTCGAGATGGAAGTTGAGAAGGAGGATTGGCTCGCCGAACGTGAGCTAGCGGCACTCCGACTTTCCGAGGAAGGCGTGTTAGTCCTTGGTGTCGATCGACCTGGTAGTGATTATATCGGCGCGCCACGAGGGTTTACGAAACTGCAAGCAGGTGACACCGTGATCTTGTATGGTCCCAGTGAGATCTTAATGAATCTTGATGAACGTCGCGCAGGCTCTTCCGGAAACTGGGATCATCACAAAGCGGTTGATCGCCATCTACAAGCCAAAAGAGAGCAAGAGGAGCAGGAACTTGAACGCGAAGCGGAGCCGGAACAGCCCACGAACTAG
- a CDS encoding DUF1570 domain-containing protein, which translates to MLAVRISPTTSLAFVVALFANYFSPTAIQAQTYPVMIQLDLNDETIQATPVIASQEQVIMLGRDGQLWDFAPGEAANFSQLAQPFHPLPQNQLRGKLLDEFGRGFDVSGTGSYLVVHPAGAKDRWANQFEQLYRSFHQYFTARAIPLQRNEFPLVAIVFPDFSTYQKYAASEGMRVSKGVVGYYSPKTNRVALYDVTGGNPNHPLWGENLATIIHEATHQTAFNTGVHSRYSRQPKWFVEGLATMFEAPGVWDSRNHPQFRERLNKARLSEFMQYMKTQRQPNSLQQFIATDDAYYERPSTAYGEGWALVFYLIETHPREFAQYSKAVANRPAGEPYTAQQRVQDFQDAFGSDFNLLESYFLRYIEQSPHKL; encoded by the coding sequence ATGCTAGCAGTACGAATTAGTCCGACCACCTCACTCGCTTTCGTCGTTGCATTGTTTGCCAATTATTTTTCACCGACGGCAATTCAAGCCCAAACCTACCCGGTTATGATCCAGCTGGATCTGAACGACGAGACGATTCAAGCCACGCCCGTGATTGCCTCGCAAGAGCAAGTCATCATGCTGGGTCGGGATGGACAGCTATGGGATTTCGCTCCTGGCGAAGCAGCCAATTTTTCGCAGCTCGCCCAACCTTTCCATCCTCTTCCGCAAAACCAGCTGCGAGGCAAACTTCTCGACGAATTCGGACGTGGATTCGATGTCAGCGGCACTGGCAGCTACCTGGTCGTTCATCCCGCAGGAGCGAAAGACCGATGGGCGAACCAGTTTGAGCAACTCTACCGTTCGTTCCATCAGTACTTCACAGCTCGTGCGATTCCATTGCAGAGGAATGAGTTTCCCCTGGTGGCAATCGTCTTCCCAGATTTCTCGACCTACCAGAAATACGCAGCCTCCGAAGGGATGCGTGTGAGTAAGGGAGTGGTTGGTTACTATTCGCCCAAGACCAATCGCGTTGCGTTGTACGATGTTACCGGCGGTAACCCAAATCATCCGCTCTGGGGCGAGAACTTGGCGACGATCATCCACGAAGCCACCCATCAAACGGCCTTCAATACCGGCGTGCATAGCCGCTACTCGCGACAACCCAAGTGGTTTGTCGAAGGCCTGGCAACCATGTTCGAGGCACCGGGTGTCTGGGACTCGCGGAATCATCCGCAGTTTCGCGAACGCTTGAACAAGGCCCGCCTCAGCGAGTTCATGCAATACATGAAAACTCAGCGACAACCTAACTCGCTGCAACAATTCATCGCCACCGACGACGCCTATTACGAGCGTCCCAGCACCGCCTATGGAGAAGGATGGGCTTTGGTCTTTTACCTCATTGAGACCCATCCACGTGAATTTGCTCAATACTCCAAAGCCGTCGCAAATCGGCCTGCTGGCGAGCCGTATACGGCCCAGCAGCGCGTTCAAGATTTTCAGGATGCTTTCGGAAGCGATTTCAATCTGCTGGAATCGTATTTCCTTCGCTACATTGAACAATCACCTCACAAGCTCTAA